ACTACAATGGAGATTTGTTTTTCTTCTCCACTCATTACCTTTCAAGTTAAAGACCTCCATTTCAACTTCAGAACTCGAAGCAGAGATGGAACCTCTTACTACTTTGTAATCATCAAGGTGAGATTCATATCCAAATCCCGAAAAGAGCTTATCATCTGGAAAACAGCAACTGGGCATTGATAATTCCCTGGATTGTCCAGTAGAAGGATTCCACACAATGATTTGTGGGTTAGAGTCAAGAACTGCAGCAATCAGGCCATTGCAAGATCCCACGAAACTGAGTTCACTTTCACTCCTCAATGGATAACTGAGCTCTCTAGTTGCTGTACTGTCATCGCCATCACAGTAAGCTTGGAGATCTATGGACTGTAACGGAAAAGTCGCCAGAAAGAGCCTGTGGCAGCTATCACTGGTGTCTTGCTTAGCACGTTCAAGGTGAAACTTGGCGAATTCAGGATTATTGGAGATCAAAGAACGCCAAGACTTGCATACAGACTTGAAACGTAGCAGAGGTTTAACAGGGAGCCTCGAAAGGATGTCGATGAAGATTTCAAGGGGGAGTTGAGGGGGAAGTCTGGACATGGCTTCTTCAATCTTCACTTTGGTTTGGGTTGATTCTTGGTTGTTGGATGTGTTGTCTGAGGTTTTATGCAGACATATTACACATATAAGAGGTCTTCGCCGTGGAACTTCCTCTGTAAGCCAGAGTGAATTTGGGAGATGGGACCCCAACCCTTTCTAGAAAGAGTGGACTTGTCAATGGCCCCAATAGTCATTCCAACATTGGAATTAAATAAAACAAGTTGGAATAGATTTGACTTTTTCCAACTACGTTAAGGTATGTGTTTGCAGGGAAATCTGAAGTTATCCATGAGAAATGTAACAAAACAAATTTAcccatttttattataaaatgaatacattaaaatttataaaaacaatACAACCATATTAATAAcatataatttgaattaaatattaagagatgatttaaatttttaattgaaaaaataaataaacaattaataaGAGAttgcattaaaaattaaattaaatta
The Manihot esculenta cultivar AM560-2 chromosome 1, M.esculenta_v8, whole genome shotgun sequence genome window above contains:
- the LOC110600411 gene encoding F-box/kelch-repeat protein At3g06240 isoform X2; this translates as MSRLPPQLPLEIFIDILSRLPVKPLLRFKSVCKSWRSLISNNPEFAKFHLERAKQDTSDSCHRLFLATFPLQSIDLQAYCDGDDSTATRELSYPLRSESELSFVGSCNGLIAAVLDSNPQIIVWNPSTGQSRELSMPSCCFPDDKLFSGFGYESHLDDYKVVRGSISASSSEVEMEVFNLKGNEWRRKTNLHCSAAFTGSATYLNGVLHWLVEEKYPNRRYLIVSFDLAEEKFLEMVTVPDHISQNSHLDLKVLRGFLCACNGTYDPYYEAWIMKGYGPEASWTRLFSFCSDPLPGCKYWLQVLWAAKNGNIVLDYEGWELVVFNPEEKTVKQFTVPNEWDCFEATTYIESLVSPNAAVEAGN